One region of Citrus sinensis cultivar Valencia sweet orange chromosome 6, DVS_A1.0, whole genome shotgun sequence genomic DNA includes:
- the LOC102618400 gene encoding uncharacterized protein LOC102618400 — protein MEYKHFSHPHNLRIYQVQHGNEYSCSACELIISGSAYGCWECKFFLHEQCGNASCAMQHTSHPMHHLTLVPTTTYSAGNFLCNACGEPGSAFSFCCPLCDFDLHVQCAFLPEILIHDSHFHSLSLSYALPAAHHYESSSYVCDICHKQIDQKCFWSYNCFACNFHAHVSCTRNLNNSASAKPEPNSAAYQKEESASGSSQQNQTERTEIEDPVLEAQLELQRLQLEMQMTQELAKMMSSFNLSSLV, from the coding sequence ATGGAGTACAAGCATTTTAGCCACCCACATAACCTAAGAATTTATCAAGTGCAGCACGGCAATGAATATAGCTGCTCAGCCTGCGAATTAATCATCTCAGGATCAGCATACGGATGCTGGGAATGCAAATTCTTCCTGCATGAACAATGTGGAAATGCAAGCTGCGCAATGCAGCACACATCTCATCCTATGCACCACCTCACCCTCGTCCCCACCACCACCTACTCCGCCGGCAACTTCTTGTGCAATGCATGCGGTGAACCTGGAAGTGCTTTTTCATTCTGCTGCCCCTTGTGTGATTTTGATCTCCATGTTCAATGTGCTTTCTTGCCTGAAATTTTAATCCATGATTCTCATTTTCATAGTCTTAGCCTTAGTTATGCTTTGCCTGCAGCGCATCATTATGAATCATCTAGTTATGTTTGCGATATTTGTCATAAGCAGATTGACCAAAAGTGCTTTTGGTCTTATAATTGTTTTGCTTGCAACTTCCATGCACATGTTTCTTGTACCAGGAACCTCAACAATAGTGCCAGTGCAAAGCCAGAGCCAAATTCTGCAGCTTATCAAAAGGAAGAAAGTGCTTCTGGGTCCAGTCAGCAGAATCAAACTGAGCGAACAGAGATTGAAGACCCAGTTCTGGAAGCTCAGCTTGAACTACAAAGGCTTCAGCTTGAGATGCAGATGACTCAGGAACTTGCTAAAATGATGTCTTCATTTAATCTCAGCTCTCTTGTTTGA